The region GAAGAATGAGTCCCGTCGATTGATTGCCAAGTTGAAACGGTCGGCATTGCTGCCAGTACAGTTCAATGAACTTCTCGGCAATATCACGAACATCCAGATCCAGTGCGCCCCCGGAATCATCACCCTTCAGTACACACAAGTCGGCAATCGCATGAAGCAAGGCAAACTTGTAGGAGGCCGTGAATTGGCCCTCAACAAGTAGTCGCTGGATGTTGCGAAGGAAACGTACCTGCTCTTCGGGTGTTGGTGTCACCACCGTCATTCGTCACCCCAATAGCGAGCTTTTTCTGGGATGATCCAGCGAACACCGCCTCGTGGGTCTGACACGTCATCTTTCCATCTTGGAATGACATGAATGTGAGCGTGCATCACCGTTTGCCCCGCCGCCTCTCCATCGTTTAGGCCGATGTTGAAACCATCGGGATGAAACGTCTCTTCAAGTTGCTTCCTAGTTTCTGCAACCAACTG is a window of Stieleria sp. JC731 DNA encoding:
- a CDS encoding HIT family protein; this encodes MKQDCPFCKPIDVWLETDNAMVLWDGYPVSEGHSLVVPRQHVASVYDLPSNTLAELWQLVAETRKQLEETFHPDGFNIGLNDGEAAGQTVMHAHIHVIPRWKDDVSDPRGGVRWIIPEKARYWGDE